The segment CACGACAACCATCCCTTCCCACCCTCACTATAACACCTTCACACACTCCATTCTCAACTTCACACGCCTCAGAATCACCTTAAAAAATCACAAAAGGCGAAAAATGGATAATAATGGAAGTCGTCCCCGAGTGAAGACTGTCCCCTCGGTAGTAAACACGGAGTTGGTCATCCAAGGTCGTCACTTCGCCTCGTGCCCTCAACCACGCCCTTAGGAAGGTATTTAACGCCTTGTCTTGGTCGTCCCCGCCACATGTAGATTATTGAAGTCTTTCTGAACTTGAATTATAACTATGGCGCCTTCTGACACCTTCCCTGTTCCCTTATCGCCCTGTTTTGTATTGTAGGTCAGAATCTATACGTAATTAAGGTGGTTATTTCTTATTATCGCCGCTTTATAGTTTTGgtgtgttttttttccatttctgagCCTTTTAGCCCATCTGAGTGTCTTAACGCCTCATTTGCTGTCCATATGAATAATAGCCGTAATATTCCTAGTGGCTAATGCGACCAAATGTGGAGACGCGCGGGGGTGGCTCGGAGGCTTGGTGCAACATTTTCACACCTGCTTTTAGTGTCTTTATGGGGAGCGTGAACACTTCTATCGTATTCTATCGTATTTTAGCTGTGGTGAGTCACAGGTACTTAGGTACTGGCTGGTGCAGGGCGCCGTCGCGTAGGTCAGCCGCTTAGCTCACACACTTGATGGCAATTTTCACACTTGTTCACATTTCCTAGTGTGGCGCGGGTGTGGCTTTCGTCCTCCGGTTATGTTCTTGTGTTGTGTGGCCTCCAGCAGCAAGGTCTGGATCAGGTATTCATCATGCTTTCCCCATCACTTTCTGTTCCTCAGCAAGGACATGCTAAAATTATTTGCTAGGGTGTGTTTGAGGTGTGTGGGGAGACACCAAATGTGCTAGCCTCTGTGTCATCAACGTAAAAACATGTAAATGTGTAGACTATACATGAATACGTAGATTTGAAATAATATATACATGTAAAAAAAGAATGGAACACATGATGCATGAGTTTTAGAGCATGAGAGATAAACATTGATACACTGAAAATGTGGCCATGCAATGCTCTAATCTGGAACTATGTGTTATCTGTCTGATCAACTTGCCTTCCCCTGTTTTGTGGCTAATTTATAATCTGTCTTCCCTATTTCCTGTCCAATCAAATctgccttcctcattttttctgtcTAATCAATTCTGCCTTCCCAAGTTTTCTGTCTTATTCCATTCTGccttcccttttctgtctatTCCATTCTACCTTCCATTTTCTGTCTATTCCATTCTACCTTCCCTTGTTATGTGCATCAATTTTGTTTTCCCTGATGTCTGTCACATAATCTCTGCCTTCCCCAGATGTGGCATTGTGTTTGAGGATGTCAGCCTTGTATGCGTGGGGCGCCAACAGCCACGGGCAGCTGGGCCTTGGCTTTGTCAGTGAACAGGTATGTGTGGAGCCACCAGATGGGCCTCTGTCGTAAGGTGTCAGAAAATGGATGACACTGAGGTCCGCATTTTCAAACATTTCTAGGCTTTCACACcctcatttgataaggcttttgtagaggttgtgttagtgtttccatggatagttttatgagcctagtgatagtctgaaaAGGCCtttacaccatgaacgtgaaaacactcatgagaactcgactattCTCTTGTAGTCTTTGAAATATTTGTGGAGAAAGCCCAAAACATCTGAGACTGTGGACCTGATACACAGAAACTTGAAAATACAAAGTCAACAGAATGAAAGCACTCAACACTTACCTTGAGATTGAACTGTTGTaacgtttcctcctcccttcgcagGTCACTATTCCGACGCGTGTGGAGGACTTGCCTGACCACATAAATGAACCGTCCATCCGCACGGCTGTGGGCGGAGGTGGCCACACCTTCCTCCTCACAGCTCAGGGCCGCCTCTTTGGGGCAGGATGGAACGCCAGCGGTCAGGTGAACACACAGGGAGAGGGTGACAAAATGTTAGCATGccataaaataagaaaacaagaagacacaCTTACTGATAGGCAAAACAACTTCTATAAATCTGCCAGTGAACCAAAGTAAGACAGGCGGATGGGTGAAGACAAGGGTTGTAAAATTCCCGGGAAGTTTGGGAATATTTGGGAACTTTGAGAATTGAGAAAAATTTACAAGGTTGCCCATGGTTCCTTtgggctttatttatttatattttttgaaaggttattgttgcctctatagacttcagttttaggggtttgttagtgaatgtcccttagcctggtggtggtgccggCAGGACTGTTTAAGTGATGGCTATTGACGTTCATGCCACCCTCCGGTTAACCTAACTAAACCCAAAACTGTTACTATAggtcttaactcagaaaattcatatatgcttccttactaatgagactttctatacaacaaagtgaggtcattctttgttgatttatacccaaaggtgctggctatcatgtggttgaagataccctaaacttaacccaacctaaccttcccCAGATGCCTCAAATCTTCAAATGAAACAAATTATCACTCCCTCTACACAGGTGATCCTAATAAGCCCTCAATGTATGCgcaggttggtgatgggactcaGGTGCGAGCGGTGCCAATGTTCCAGCTGATCCGGGGGCTGGAGGGCCACCACATGGTTGCCGTGGCTTGTGGGTGGGCGCACTCCATAGCCCTCAGCCAGTCAGGCcaagtgtgggtgtgggggtcaAACAGCCACGGCCAACTGGGACTTCCCAAGGATGAGGTAaggatgagagacagagagaaagagagagagagatttgtgcgaataaaaccaaaaaaaggaaaaccactCAGACTTAGAGACCATGGCAAATAACTACGAAGGAAATATTGATAAGTGAAATACGTAATGATGTTCTTTTCTGCAGGTGCCTTTCACAAGCCTTCCAATCTGCCTGGACCTGACTAACGTGGTGAGCGTGTCGGCCGGCCTGCGTCACACGGCGGTGGCCACGCGGGACGGCCGGGCGTACACCTGGGGCCATGGTCACCGGGGGCAACTTGGCCACATTGATAGCGAGGGGCAGCTGGTGAAGCAACAACCCACGCCCAAAGTGGTGGACCATGTGGAGGGCAAGGTGAGGAGGGGGGCTTTTATTCTGTACTTGTTGAGAGGTAAAATCCTTTGCTATGCACACTGttgtttctattattttttttttctctctctgtttatggagggtaaggtgaggagaggggCTTCTTTACATGACTTTCCAGGGGCTTACATTCTGTCCTTGTTGAGAGGGAAAGTACTTCGCTATTGACACTATTATTTCTCTtacttctgttttttctctccatttatgaAGGGCAAAGTGAGGAGAGAgttgctttttttcattttcttctcatttaacatccttatattcccttatggggttggatggGTTACGAGTCTCTCCCAGTCTTAACGATaatattctctctcctttttaacgttcatccttctcatgtcttcctccacacaccatcTCCAGGTCTTCTCCTTTCTACCTCCATCTCCACAGCTTTTCTAAGTACAtggccctccttcctcctatgaATACTACAGTTTCTTTTATCTCCGTTTTGTTTTTCCCGTTCCTGCAGGTGATGAGTGTGTCATGTGGGCAGAGCACCACTTACGCGCTGACGGCTGAGGGTCATGTCCTGGCCTGGGGCGACAACAAGTGGGGGCAGCTGGCGCATGACCCAAGGTGACCCGagactccctcactctctttatTGCTGCCTTTGAAAGCTTTAACGTCGATATCATTTGCTGAGAAACTAGCCAGAAGAAAGTAGTTTAAGTTATGATGAAAATTAACTCTTCTCTTTGTTTAgcatccttattttctctcctccctgatgCTGAtctttctcatgtcttcctcaAATTGGAGTATAATTATTACTTtgttactactaatgctacttgAATAAATATAACTACCAGTGGATGATTAGTAGTAGCAGACATAGCAgtggtagttgcagtagtagacatagcagtggtagtaacagtagcagagATGGCAGTGGTAGTTGCAGTATCAGATGTggcagtggtagttgtagtagtaaataTAGCAGTGGTAGTTGTatttgtagtagcagcagtagtagtgacaACACCACAATTCTTATCCCTTTCCCTCCAAACACCCAGGAATGTTGCATTTTTCACCTGCCCCCTGACCATCCCACACAACTACTTCGGCGGGGAGCGCGTGGCCTGGCTGCGGGCCGGATGGACGCACTGTGTGGCTGGCGTGACCTCGGGGGCCGTGTATGTCTGGGGGCGGGCAGACTACGGACAGCTGGGGCCCTCGGAGGGGGAGAAGGACGACTCGAGTTCAGACACAGCGGTCAATGAGACTCTTCACCACAAACGCTGCAGgtgggtgttgagagagagagagagagagagaaagagtgactaGCATTCTTAATTACTTTCATTAATAAATAGACATGAACAACATCTGATTTTGACCCTCTTTCGACCACTCTATCAACTCACAATTAGCAGGAACGGTGCTAGCgagcattttttctttttttcttattgcccttgagctgtttacccTTCCCAGtttgtctatccatctatataccaggccaggaataaaaaaaagtaaggtaaTGAAGCAAAGTAagcaaaatgaatgaataaaataacctctcttttggctactctttacttttgtttgttATGGGAGCGATGAGcagcggactttttttctacattttttgttgcccttttgttgccgtctcctttgttgttaaaaagaaaataataataataataattgtaaaacgtaaacacacacatcCGCAGGTACATCCCAAGCCGGCTCAGCGTCAACAAGAGGATActgttaaaaagaaaataataataataataactgtaaaacgtaaacacacacatcCGCAGGTACATCCCAAGCCGGCTCAGCGTCAACAAGAGGATACGGATGGTGGTGTGCGGGTCTGAGCATAACCTGTCCATGGTGGGGAACGCGGGGGAGGAGAACGCACTCCTCACGTGGGGCTGGAATGAACATGGCAACTGTGGGGACGGAACCACCACCAACATACACCAGCCCCGGGTCATCTCCCTCCCCGGCCACCTGCAGATCATTGGGGCGGGGTCGGGTCACTCCTTTGCCCTGGTGAAGCTGTTCTAGTGTTGGGtcgtttttgtttgtcttttttttttttctctcatctcctttattagtttttttttgtccttttcttccttctgtctcttctttctcttctttttctttcttcattttattattattatttttttttttagtccttttccttccttctgtctctactttctcttctttttctttcttcttcatctgtgtctttttttgtcttcctcctcttcctgtcttttgttttctcttcttcttctttattagtccttttttctccttccatctgttttttttgtttctttctttctcctctttatccgtcCTTTGttagtcttctttcttcttccttttttg is part of the Eriocheir sinensis breed Jianghai 21 chromosome 25, ASM2467909v1, whole genome shotgun sequence genome and harbors:
- the LOC127003504 gene encoding secretion-regulating guanine nucleotide exchange factor-like, with product MSALYAWGANSHGQLGLGFVSEQVTIPTRVEDLPDHINEPSIRTAVGGGGHTFLLTAQGRLFGAGWNASGQVGDGTQVRAVPMFQLIRGLEGHHMVAVACGWAHSIALSQSGQVWVWGSNSHGQLGLPKDEVPFTSLPICLDLTNVVSVSAGLRHTAVATRDGRAYTWGHGHRGQLGHIDSEGQLVKQQPTPKVVDHVEGKVMSVSCGQSTTYALTAEGHVLAWGDNKWGQLAHDPRNVAFFTCPLTIPHNYFGGERVAWLRAGWTHCVAGVTSGAVYVWGRADYGQLGPSEGEKDDSSSDTAVNETLHHKRCRYIPSRLSVNKRIRMVVCGSEHNLSMVGNAGEENALLTWGWNEHGNCGDGTTTNIHQPRVISLPGHLQIIGAGSGHSFALVKLF